Proteins encoded together in one Marinobacter sp. Arc7-DN-1 window:
- a CDS encoding AEC family transporter yields MIGQILSTMLPVFLIAGCGALYGRYRTPDIQGLNVLNMELFVPMLVFAVLADQKAPLQDYAQLALAATVVVLGSGIVLYPLAKVLKLNLKTFLPPMMFNNSGNMGIPLLVLAFGDAALPAAIVLFVVEMLLHFSVGLYILDHHASIVKRLKLPIVLASVAGLSVNLAAVPLPGWLLETLNMLGGVSIPLMLFALGVRMLDVDFSDWKLGMLGAIACPASGLLLAWPMIAILDLPGMQVAALWVFAALPPAVLNYIVAEQYRQEPHKVASLVLLSNLGSLVVMPVVLGLVFAAGYI; encoded by the coding sequence ATGATCGGCCAGATTCTGTCCACCATGTTGCCGGTTTTCCTGATCGCCGGTTGCGGTGCCCTTTATGGCCGTTACCGCACCCCGGATATCCAGGGACTCAACGTTCTCAACATGGAACTGTTCGTGCCCATGCTGGTGTTTGCGGTGCTGGCGGACCAGAAGGCCCCCCTGCAGGACTATGCCCAGCTGGCGCTGGCGGCCACAGTGGTGGTGCTTGGTTCGGGTATCGTGCTGTATCCGCTGGCAAAGGTTCTGAAGCTGAACCTGAAAACCTTCCTGCCTCCCATGATGTTCAACAATTCCGGCAACATGGGCATTCCCCTGCTGGTGCTGGCCTTTGGTGATGCGGCCCTGCCAGCGGCGATTGTGCTGTTCGTCGTGGAAATGCTGCTGCACTTCTCTGTCGGTCTGTACATACTGGACCACCATGCCTCCATTGTGAAACGCCTGAAACTGCCAATCGTACTCGCCAGTGTGGCCGGGCTCTCGGTGAATCTTGCCGCCGTTCCCCTGCCGGGGTGGCTGCTGGAGACACTGAACATGCTTGGGGGTGTCAGTATTCCGCTGATGCTGTTTGCTCTGGGCGTCCGTATGCTGGATGTGGACTTCAGCGACTGGAAACTGGGCATGCTCGGTGCAATCGCCTGCCCGGCCAGTGGCCTGCTGCTGGCCTGGCCCATGATCGCCATCCTCGACCTGCCGGGGATGCAGGTCGCGGCGCTGTGGGTATTCGCCGCCCTGCCACCGGCGGTACTGAACTACATAGTGGCTGAACAATATCGCCAGGAGCCACATAAGGTGGCTTCACTGGTATTATTGAGTAATCTTGGTAGTCTCGTTGTGATGCCCGTGGTGCTCGGGCTGGTGTTCGCAGCCGGTTACATCTGA
- a CDS encoding MalY/PatB family protein: MSSPFDQPVFREHTCSVKFDARRAVFGRDDVIPVWVADMDFAAPEAVTRALSERAAHPVYGYTLFPDSLYRSMIDWFADRHGWQIQRQWILMAPGVVPSLNAACMAYAGPGEGVIIQPPVYPPFFSSIRHSGRKVIENPLVPEDPDTGDPGHYRMDLDHLEQCAARPDARILLLCSPHNPVGRVWSDDELRAVLAIARRHQLVVVSDEIHCDLTYRDKPRHTMLANLAGPEDALVMAVAPSKTFNMPGLGLSALVIPDSDRRSAMKAVFASMHLPQCNPFSIAGFEAGYRHGGPWLDDLMAYLQANRDYVVEAVSQRLPGIRVSAPEGTYLMWLDCRGLDLDDAGLKRFFVRDAGIGMNPGVSFGDQGSGFMRLNIGCPRAVLEEVLDRIETALGNLGPDH, translated from the coding sequence GTGTCCAGTCCCTTTGATCAGCCTGTTTTCCGGGAACACACCTGTTCGGTCAAATTTGATGCCCGTAGGGCGGTGTTTGGCCGCGATGACGTTATTCCGGTGTGGGTTGCCGACATGGACTTTGCCGCTCCTGAGGCTGTTACCCGGGCGCTTAGCGAGCGGGCTGCACACCCGGTGTATGGTTACACACTGTTCCCGGACAGTCTTTATCGGTCCATGATCGACTGGTTCGCCGACCGACACGGCTGGCAGATCCAGCGGCAATGGATCCTGATGGCACCCGGTGTGGTCCCGTCCCTGAACGCGGCCTGCATGGCCTATGCCGGGCCGGGCGAGGGTGTCATCATCCAGCCACCGGTGTATCCGCCGTTTTTCAGTTCGATCCGGCACAGTGGCCGGAAGGTGATCGAGAACCCCCTGGTGCCGGAAGACCCTGACACCGGTGACCCCGGCCATTACCGGATGGATCTGGACCACCTTGAACAGTGCGCCGCGCGACCGGATGCCCGTATCCTGTTGCTGTGTTCACCCCACAACCCGGTCGGGCGGGTTTGGTCTGATGACGAGCTCAGGGCCGTGCTCGCCATTGCCCGACGGCACCAGCTGGTGGTGGTCTCGGATGAGATTCACTGCGACCTGACCTATCGGGACAAGCCCCGCCACACCATGTTGGCCAACCTGGCCGGGCCGGAGGATGCCCTGGTGATGGCGGTGGCACCCAGCAAGACTTTCAATATGCCCGGCCTGGGGCTGTCCGCGCTGGTGATCCCCGATTCGGACCGGCGCAGCGCCATGAAAGCCGTGTTCGCGTCCATGCATCTGCCCCAGTGCAACCCGTTCAGCATCGCCGGCTTCGAAGCCGGTTATCGCCACGGCGGTCCCTGGCTGGATGATCTGATGGCATACCTTCAGGCAAACCGGGATTATGTGGTGGAGGCGGTCAGCCAACGGCTGCCGGGCATTCGGGTATCGGCTCCCGAGGGAACCTACCTGATGTGGCTGGATTGCCGCGGGCTGGATCTGGACGATGCCGGCCTGAAGCGGTTTTTTGTCCGGGACGCCGGTATCGGCATGAATCCCGGGGTATCGTTTGGTGATCAGGGCAGCGGCTTCATGCGGCTCAACATCGGCTGCCCCAGAGCCGTGCTTGAAGAGGTTCTTGATCGAATCGAAACCGCACTCGGGAACCTCGGACCGGATCACTGA
- a CDS encoding carbohydrate-binding protein, which translates to MTESIRRFRSLLFLVLLMPGLSLPAAAKPCDPEQAKWVPTRYYPAGTVVFHQGNWFESRELHEGQEPGTAFNWKRLDSVPDCGAKSDNAGGKSGARVDTDASMSETGNSERSTAQSRNPAQEPCEQPEPWLFSRSYTVGSLTRHGGKIWEAIRPTSGDLPGIAEPPHWKPVQNHCSMKDQ; encoded by the coding sequence ATGACTGAATCCATCCGACGCTTTCGCAGCCTTCTCTTTCTGGTGCTGCTGATGCCTGGCCTCTCACTTCCGGCTGCCGCTAAGCCCTGTGATCCGGAGCAGGCCAAGTGGGTGCCTACCCGCTACTACCCGGCAGGCACTGTGGTATTTCATCAGGGAAACTGGTTTGAATCCCGTGAACTGCACGAAGGGCAGGAACCGGGAACGGCATTTAACTGGAAGCGGCTCGATTCGGTTCCGGACTGTGGCGCCAAAAGCGACAACGCCGGCGGCAAGTCCGGCGCCCGCGTCGACACTGATGCAAGCATGTCAGAAACCGGCAACAGTGAGCGGTCGACTGCCCAGAGCCGTAACCCGGCTCAGGAGCCGTGCGAACAACCCGAGCCATGGCTGTTCTCCCGAAGTTACACCGTCGGCAGCCTGACCCGCCACGGTGGCAAGATCTGGGAGGCAATCCGGCCCACCAGTGGCGACCTGCCCGGCATAGCCGAACCACCCCACTGGAAACCGGTGCAAAATCACTGCTCCATGAAGGATCAGTGA
- a CDS encoding DMT family transporter produces the protein MSAESAGILPRTPGLAYVGLVLTPLFWAGNAVVARGTVENIPPLSMSFWRWIIALAILLPFGFPGVWRHRQVIRQRFGSMLALATFSVAAFNSLLYFAATTTTATNIALINATIPIFVALLAWILLGDRTRPIQALGIALAIIGIITVVARGDIAVLTGLQAQPGDLIMVAAVFSWGLFSVLLRRQAVPLPALTFLTTQILLGTLVILPFYLTDLFFFAGGFDLSRDTALPLLYFAIFPGILAYGFWNHGVHKIGPARAAIFMYLTPVFASVLAGVFLGESLGVFHIIGGLLILAGLLLATQTGKRANYRIKEQQAKGDNHD, from the coding sequence GTGTCTGCGGAAAGCGCCGGAATCTTGCCCCGAACTCCAGGGCTGGCCTACGTTGGTCTGGTCCTGACGCCTCTGTTCTGGGCCGGCAATGCCGTTGTCGCCCGGGGCACGGTTGAGAACATCCCGCCCCTGTCCATGTCCTTCTGGCGCTGGATCATTGCACTCGCCATTCTGTTGCCCTTCGGGTTTCCGGGTGTCTGGCGCCACCGCCAGGTTATTCGCCAGCGTTTCGGGTCCATGCTTGCCCTGGCGACCTTCAGCGTGGCGGCCTTCAACTCGTTACTCTACTTCGCGGCGACCACCACCACGGCCACCAACATCGCCCTGATCAACGCCACCATTCCGATCTTCGTGGCACTGCTGGCCTGGATTCTGCTCGGCGACCGGACCCGCCCCATCCAGGCCCTCGGTATCGCCCTGGCCATCATCGGGATTATCACCGTAGTGGCCCGGGGCGACATTGCGGTACTCACCGGCCTGCAGGCGCAGCCGGGGGACCTGATCATGGTGGCGGCGGTCTTCAGTTGGGGGCTGTTTTCGGTCCTGCTGCGACGCCAGGCGGTGCCGCTGCCGGCCCTGACCTTTCTGACTACCCAGATACTTCTGGGTACCCTGGTGATACTGCCTTTTTACCTGACCGATCTGTTTTTCTTCGCAGGTGGTTTCGATCTGTCGCGGGACACAGCCCTGCCCCTGCTGTATTTCGCCATTTTCCCGGGCATTCTGGCCTACGGTTTCTGGAATCACGGTGTGCATAAAATCGGCCCGGCCCGGGCGGCCATCTTCATGTACCTGACGCCGGTCTTCGCCTCCGTGCTGGCGGGTGTCTTTCTGGGGGAGTCCCTCGGGGTGTTTCATATCATCGGTGGTCTGCTGATTCTCGCCGGACTGCTACTGGCAACTCAGACCGGCAAACGTGCGAACTACCGGATCAAAGAACAGCAAGCAAAAGGAGACAACCATGACTGA
- a CDS encoding succinylglutamate desuccinylase/aspartoacylase family protein: MLFERLQKPSHLILLTGLLAISLPAPLFANPDPAKSRKASEVLVAELAEDESVEDVEQSVPRTTAERENKALKPHPSRTGAGIDTPSAPARKVAPNIDLKEVAPAPEAQATAPAENTADTTGSELPDAGAGTESEPGPELRPGEAFTLLGNDVMPGTSTRLAWAPGIQIAGLSQPTPVLVVNGVNAGPTLCLTGAVHGDELNGIEIIRQTVYDLNPEKLSGRVVGIPIVNLPGFQQGSRYLPDRRDLNRHFPGSPEGSLADRIAYSLFENVIRRCDMLVDIHTGSLKRTNLPQLRADMNNPEVAEFTRGFDRMAVVHSTGSPGMLRTAAVAAGIRTVTMEAGESHRIQQHQISAGVNSLTSLMERQGMISRMFVWGDPEPVYYDSDWIRADHGGILFSEIELGARVSQGEILGYVSDPITNAQHPIRSSSDGRVIGMAVDQVVMAGFAAYHIGTEAEVPGE, encoded by the coding sequence ATGCTGTTTGAGCGGCTTCAAAAACCGAGCCACCTGATATTGCTGACCGGCCTGCTTGCAATCTCGCTGCCGGCGCCCCTGTTCGCCAATCCCGATCCCGCCAAATCCCGCAAGGCATCCGAAGTCCTGGTCGCGGAACTCGCCGAAGACGAGAGCGTGGAGGACGTTGAACAATCGGTGCCACGGACAACCGCGGAACGGGAAAACAAAGCCCTGAAGCCACATCCGTCCCGGACCGGGGCTGGTATCGATACGCCCTCGGCGCCTGCCCGCAAAGTGGCTCCGAATATTGACCTCAAGGAGGTTGCGCCAGCGCCTGAGGCACAGGCGACAGCCCCGGCCGAGAACACTGCGGATACCACCGGATCTGAATTGCCGGACGCTGGCGCCGGGACAGAATCGGAGCCCGGACCCGAGCTTCGGCCAGGAGAAGCTTTCACCCTCCTTGGTAATGATGTCATGCCGGGAACCTCGACCCGTCTGGCCTGGGCGCCGGGCATCCAGATTGCCGGTTTATCCCAGCCGACACCGGTGCTGGTGGTTAATGGCGTCAATGCAGGTCCGACCCTGTGCCTCACCGGTGCCGTTCACGGTGATGAACTCAACGGCATCGAGATTATTCGCCAGACCGTGTATGACCTGAACCCGGAAAAACTCTCTGGCCGGGTCGTAGGCATTCCCATCGTCAACCTGCCGGGGTTCCAACAAGGCAGCCGCTATCTGCCCGACCGGCGGGATCTCAACCGGCATTTCCCCGGCAGCCCGGAGGGCAGCCTGGCCGACCGGATTGCCTATTCGCTGTTCGAAAACGTCATCCGCCGTTGCGACATGCTGGTGGACATTCACACTGGCTCACTGAAACGCACCAACCTGCCCCAGCTCAGGGCCGACATGAACAACCCGGAAGTGGCCGAATTCACCCGGGGCTTTGACCGAATGGCGGTGGTTCACAGCACCGGCTCCCCCGGCATGCTTCGCACCGCCGCGGTTGCTGCCGGCATACGCACCGTGACCATGGAAGCCGGGGAATCCCACCGGATTCAGCAACACCAGATCAGCGCCGGGGTTAACAGCCTGACCAGCCTGATGGAACGCCAGGGCATGATTTCGCGGATGTTCGTGTGGGGGGATCCGGAGCCGGTCTACTACGATTCCGACTGGATCCGCGCTGATCACGGCGGCATTCTGTTCAGCGAGATCGAGCTTGGGGCCCGGGTATCGCAGGGAGAGATTCTCGGTTACGTCTCCGACCCCATCACCAATGCCCAGCATCCCATCCGTTCCTCCAGTGATGGGCGGGTTATCGGTATGGCGGTCGACCAGGTGGTAATGGCTGGTTTCGCAGCCTACCACATTGGTACGGAGGCAGAAGTTCCGGGAGAGTAG
- a CDS encoding MBL fold metallo-hydrolase, with protein sequence MDIRPAATLVLIRDTAEGLEVLLLQRTWDAVFMPGYFVFPGGRVEEHEPSGREHALGPGDAEVSQTMSVDEGGADYMLAAVRECFEEAGILVAVDAQGHPVSGDHPAHGDREALFRGDLSLASLCNNHGLSIPLDRLAYLGHWVTPPGPPRRFDTRFFVTTAPEGQLASHDGVETIDHVWIRPEKALEDHRGGRRLLGLPTIRTLRVLSDFETTDALMRYAHANPPEPHPSKPWPGLKKGKPVTLEPGAPAYDEAAKLDPEGEGSTRAEIIPGEPVEVAAGVIRLTAPNPGMMTGPGTNTYVLGHKRFTVIDPGPASDNHIERILEVTGGVIDQVLVTHTHKDHSPAVAALKERTGCRVYGWPAPEGASQDQTFRADDEPEHGDLIVTEAGILKVLHTPGHASNHLCYLLTDQELLFSGDHIMQGSTVVINPPDGDMKAYIESLYDLLAESIRYIAPAHGFLMGQPEAVIDFLITHRLSREHKVARALEALTPVNLKTLTAKAYDDVPAAIHGVAERSALAHLLKLEAEHRAFRKGDLWQVVHAN encoded by the coding sequence ATGGATATCCGCCCTGCCGCCACATTGGTTTTAATTCGCGACACTGCCGAAGGCCTTGAAGTCCTGCTGCTGCAACGTACCTGGGATGCGGTGTTCATGCCCGGCTATTTTGTGTTCCCCGGAGGAAGGGTCGAAGAACACGAGCCCAGCGGGCGGGAACACGCCCTTGGGCCCGGAGATGCCGAGGTCAGTCAGACCATGAGTGTCGACGAGGGTGGCGCGGATTACATGCTGGCGGCGGTTCGGGAGTGTTTTGAGGAAGCCGGGATTCTGGTTGCGGTGGATGCGCAGGGGCATCCGGTTTCCGGGGACCATCCGGCCCATGGCGACCGGGAAGCTTTGTTCAGGGGCGATTTGTCGTTGGCCAGTCTGTGCAATAACCATGGGCTGTCGATTCCGCTGGACCGGCTGGCCTACCTGGGCCACTGGGTTACGCCGCCGGGACCGCCCCGGCGGTTTGATACACGGTTCTTTGTGACCACCGCGCCTGAAGGCCAACTGGCCAGTCATGATGGGGTGGAGACCATTGATCATGTCTGGATCCGGCCGGAGAAAGCACTGGAGGATCACCGCGGTGGCCGGCGGTTATTGGGGTTGCCGACGATCCGGACGCTGCGGGTGCTCAGTGATTTCGAAACCACGGATGCGCTAATGCGTTATGCCCACGCCAATCCGCCTGAACCTCATCCAAGCAAACCCTGGCCGGGGCTGAAGAAAGGCAAGCCGGTGACGCTGGAGCCGGGGGCGCCGGCCTATGATGAGGCGGCCAAGCTGGATCCGGAAGGGGAGGGCTCAACCCGGGCAGAGATTATTCCCGGTGAGCCGGTTGAAGTGGCGGCGGGGGTGATCCGGCTGACGGCACCCAACCCCGGGATGATGACCGGGCCGGGCACCAACACCTATGTACTGGGTCATAAGCGGTTTACCGTGATTGACCCCGGCCCCGCGAGCGACAACCATATTGAGCGGATTCTGGAGGTGACCGGTGGGGTGATTGATCAGGTGTTGGTTACCCACACCCATAAGGATCACTCGCCGGCCGTTGCGGCTCTCAAGGAGCGAACCGGTTGCCGTGTTTACGGCTGGCCGGCGCCCGAAGGCGCGAGTCAGGACCAGACGTTCCGTGCGGATGACGAACCGGAGCACGGTGACCTGATTGTTACCGAAGCCGGGATTCTGAAAGTACTGCACACCCCGGGCCATGCCTCGAATCATTTGTGTTATCTGCTGACGGATCAGGAGCTGCTTTTCTCCGGCGACCACATCATGCAGGGGTCCACGGTAGTGATTAATCCGCCGGACGGGGACATGAAGGCCTACATTGAGTCCCTGTACGACCTGTTGGCCGAGTCCATCCGCTACATTGCCCCGGCCCATGGATTCTTAATGGGACAACCGGAAGCGGTCATTGATTTCCTGATTACCCACCGACTGTCACGGGAGCACAAGGTCGCTCGTGCCCTGGAAGCGCTGACCCCGGTGAATCTCAAAACGCTGACAGCAAAGGCATACGATGATGTGCCGGCGGCGATTCACGGGGTGGCCGAACGGTCAGCACTGGCGCACCTGCTGAAGCTGGAGGCCGAGCACAGGGCGTTCCGCAAGGGCGACCTGTGGCAGGTTGTACACGCGAACTAA
- a CDS encoding thioesterase family protein: MARIKLSFPDDAFRFETRMPVRITDINGANHLGNDALISMLSEARAQFLVSYGLQEAGKDGTGIIVTDLATMYQSESFFPEMLRFEVGLMDFNRYGGDFVFRVTKAESGQPVALAKYGFVFFNYQRKEVVPVPESFRSRFA; this comes from the coding sequence GTGGCCCGAATCAAACTCTCCTTCCCGGACGACGCCTTCCGCTTCGAAACCAGAATGCCCGTCAGAATCACCGACATCAACGGCGCCAACCACCTGGGCAACGACGCCCTGATCTCCATGCTCTCCGAAGCCAGGGCCCAGTTCCTCGTCAGTTACGGCCTCCAGGAAGCGGGCAAGGATGGCACTGGCATCATCGTCACCGACCTGGCCACCATGTACCAGTCCGAGTCCTTCTTCCCGGAAATGCTGCGCTTCGAAGTCGGCCTGATGGACTTCAACAGGTACGGTGGGGATTTCGTGTTCCGGGTCACCAAGGCCGAGAGCGGCCAGCCCGTTGCGCTCGCCAAGTACGGATTCGTGTTCTTCAACTACCAGCGCAAGGAAGTGGTGCCTGTGCCGGAAAGCTTCCGCTCACGCTTTGCCTGA
- a CDS encoding MATE family efflux transporter — protein sequence MTWPMLFGVLSLMTFQLADSAFVGQLGRDPLAALGFTLPMQQLIIGLQVGLGIATTAIVSRTLGAGDELRAYRLGGLIITVGGTLVFLICVTLWLLQGHIMTALGAEETLLPLIRRYWIPWLIAAWTGAVLYFGYSVCRSHGDTRLPGYMMVATSLTNIALDPLYIFTFGWGLPGAAWATVTSFGIGCLVIYPKLLKRHWVRFDLRQLALWQALKQLNGIMAPAMVSQLMPAVSAMLATALVAGFGSAAVAAWGLGTRLEFFSIVVVLALTMSMPPMIGRLLGAGDIEQIRKLVRIAVRFVVVWQLAIGLTWVLASGLVSELFSSDSDVREVLAAYLVRVPLSYSGLGVCMLMVSVCNALGLAMRALLVSTLRLFLCYLPLLWLGSQISGIFGLMSGALVGNLLAGVMAYGFYRAGMKRLRNSTRQNGVR from the coding sequence ATGACCTGGCCCATGCTGTTCGGGGTACTCTCCCTGATGACCTTCCAACTGGCCGACAGTGCCTTCGTGGGTCAGCTTGGCCGGGATCCGCTGGCGGCACTCGGCTTCACCCTGCCAATGCAGCAGCTGATCATCGGTCTTCAGGTGGGCCTGGGCATTGCCACTACCGCCATCGTTTCCCGCACACTGGGTGCCGGTGACGAACTCCGCGCCTATCGTCTGGGCGGCCTGATCATTACCGTAGGTGGAACCCTGGTTTTCCTGATCTGTGTGACCCTGTGGCTTCTCCAGGGCCACATCATGACCGCACTCGGCGCGGAAGAGACATTGCTGCCGCTGATCAGACGCTACTGGATTCCCTGGCTGATCGCCGCCTGGACCGGCGCGGTTCTCTACTTCGGCTACAGTGTGTGCCGCTCCCACGGCGACACCAGACTGCCGGGGTACATGATGGTGGCCACCAGTCTGACCAACATCGCCCTGGATCCGCTCTATATTTTTACCTTTGGCTGGGGTTTACCCGGCGCCGCCTGGGCCACCGTCACCTCGTTCGGTATCGGCTGCCTGGTGATCTACCCGAAACTTCTGAAGCGTCACTGGGTCCGGTTTGATCTGCGCCAGCTTGCCCTTTGGCAGGCCCTCAAGCAGCTCAACGGCATCATGGCACCGGCCATGGTCAGTCAGCTGATGCCCGCCGTCTCGGCGATGCTGGCAACAGCCCTTGTCGCCGGCTTCGGCTCCGCAGCCGTAGCCGCCTGGGGCCTCGGCACCCGCCTGGAGTTTTTCTCCATTGTCGTGGTGCTGGCACTGACCATGTCGATGCCGCCGATGATTGGCCGGTTGCTGGGTGCCGGAGATATTGAACAGATCCGAAAACTGGTGCGCATCGCGGTCCGGTTCGTGGTGGTCTGGCAGCTTGCCATTGGCCTGACCTGGGTGCTGGCTTCAGGGCTGGTGTCTGAATTGTTCTCAAGCGACAGCGACGTCCGGGAGGTGCTGGCCGCCTATCTGGTGCGGGTGCCGCTCAGTTACAGCGGCCTGGGCGTGTGTATGCTGATGGTGTCGGTGTGCAACGCCCTGGGACTGGCGATGCGGGCGCTGCTGGTATCCACTTTGCGGCTGTTTCTTTGCTACTTGCCGCTACTCTGGTTGGGCAGCCAGATCAGTGGCATCTTTGGCCTCATGAGTGGCGCACTGGTGGGCAATCTCCTCGCTGGCGTTATGGCTTACGGCTTCTATCGGGCCGGCATGAAACGGCTCCGGAACAGCACGAGACAGAATGGGGTCAGATGA
- the tpx gene encoding thiol peroxidase, which yields MNNVTLDGNPIELSGKFLETGDNAPPFTLTNSGLEEVKLDNWAGKRKILNIIPSIDTGVCAASTRKFNEKAGNLDNTVVLVISADLPFAAARFCGAEGLKNVETLSTFRNYSFQQDYGVAIQDGPLAGLCARAVVVLDENNKVLHSQLVDEIKNEPDYDAALNAL from the coding sequence ATGAACAACGTTACCCTCGACGGCAACCCTATTGAACTGAGCGGCAAATTCCTCGAAACAGGCGACAACGCACCACCCTTCACCCTGACCAACAGCGGCCTGGAAGAAGTCAAACTCGATAACTGGGCCGGCAAACGCAAAATCCTGAACATCATCCCCAGCATCGACACCGGCGTCTGCGCCGCCTCCACCCGGAAATTCAACGAAAAAGCCGGCAACCTCGACAACACCGTGGTACTCGTTATCTCCGCCGACCTGCCCTTTGCCGCCGCCCGATTCTGCGGTGCCGAAGGCCTGAAAAATGTCGAAACCCTCTCCACCTTCCGGAACTACAGCTTCCAGCAGGACTACGGCGTCGCCATCCAGGACGGCCCCCTCGCCGGCCTTTGCGCCCGGGCAGTAGTGGTACTGGATGAGAACAACAAGGTTCTGCACAGCCAGCTGGTCGACGAGATCAAGAACGAGCCGGATTACGACGCAGCACTGAACGCGCTTTAA
- a CDS encoding Bcr/CflA family multidrug efflux MFS transporter yields MLTLTSVWTTVLLAAAVALGPLATDMYLPALPQIGRDFGTGTDQVQLTLSLYMVGFAIAQLVCGPLADRFGRKPIMIGGFVLFAIASIGCALATNIETLILFRFLQALGGSAGPVLGRAAIRDIYTPREAARILAILASIMALAPAIAPTIGGLMTASLGWSSVFLVLGGYALVMAVVVAIGLPEPMRPEHRQSLKLCSLLRNYRTIARDISFLGYTLTNALIFSGLFAFLSGSSFVLIDFLGVPTEQFGLYFAGMVAGYIVGNLTAVRLGRRLLPDQILVRGLVIAVGGGSLMAVLALSEVFSVWAVILPQALFMIGTGMVLPQTMAGALANFPTMAGSASALFGFTQMAIAAFAGMLVGHLHDGTSLIMATIIAACAAIAMGCYLLLVQRYPARGFEAQSATSG; encoded by the coding sequence ATGCTTACTTTGACCAGTGTCTGGACAACTGTACTTCTTGCTGCGGCTGTGGCTCTCGGGCCGCTGGCGACGGATATGTATCTGCCGGCACTGCCACAGATTGGCAGAGACTTCGGTACCGGCACCGATCAGGTACAGCTGACTCTCAGTCTGTACATGGTGGGCTTTGCCATTGCCCAGCTAGTCTGCGGCCCCCTGGCGGACCGTTTTGGTCGCAAACCGATCATGATTGGCGGATTTGTGCTTTTTGCCATCGCCAGTATTGGCTGCGCGCTGGCCACCAATATCGAAACCCTGATCCTGTTCCGCTTCCTGCAAGCCCTGGGTGGCTCCGCAGGCCCGGTACTGGGCCGTGCGGCGATCCGGGACATTTACACGCCCCGTGAAGCCGCCAGGATCCTCGCCATCCTGGCCAGCATCATGGCCCTGGCGCCGGCGATCGCACCAACCATTGGCGGGCTTATGACTGCCAGCCTGGGCTGGTCATCGGTATTCCTGGTACTGGGCGGCTATGCCTTGGTGATGGCTGTGGTGGTTGCCATCGGCCTTCCCGAGCCCATGCGCCCGGAGCATCGCCAATCCCTGAAACTCTGCAGCCTGCTCCGGAACTACCGCACCATCGCACGGGACATCAGCTTCCTTGGCTACACCCTGACCAACGCCCTGATCTTCTCTGGCCTGTTCGCTTTCCTGTCCGGCTCATCGTTCGTGCTCATCGACTTTCTGGGCGTGCCTACGGAACAGTTCGGCCTCTACTTCGCCGGCATGGTCGCCGGCTACATTGTCGGCAACCTGACCGCCGTCCGGCTCGGCCGCCGCCTGCTGCCTGACCAGATCCTGGTTCGTGGCCTGGTAATCGCAGTAGGTGGAGGCAGCCTGATGGCCGTGCTGGCCCTGAGCGAAGTCTTCAGCGTCTGGGCCGTCATCCTGCCCCAGGCCCTGTTCATGATCGGCACCGGCATGGTCCTGCCCCAAACCATGGCCGGTGCCCTGGCCAACTTCCCGACCATGGCCGGCTCCGCCTCCGCCCTGTTCGGCTTCACCCAGATGGCCATCGCCGCCTTCGCCGGCATGCTCGTCGGCCACCTGCACGACGGCACCTCCCTGATCATGGCCACCATCATCGCCGCCTGCGCCGCCATTGCCATGGGCTGTTATCTGCTGCTGGTTCAGCGTTATCCTGCAAGGGGTTTCGAAGCACAAAGTGCGACCAGCGGTTAA